The Amphiura filiformis chromosome 6, Afil_fr2py, whole genome shotgun sequence genome segment aatatgtgattttcatgcatgctcagtgtttacttacatttccagagcgtcgagCTGATAGATATATACATCTCAGCGCATGTGCATTTTTGGCCAATTTCACTCTCAGCAAGTATGTTTTTTCTGTTTATAGATGAGTGACGAGGACAGTACTGCATCAAACGTTGGATCTTGATCTTCATCGCTATGTCGATCACCTACTCCAGTGCCTTCTGAACCACCTGCATCACCTGGCGGGAGCTCGTATCGTGGTGATGTTGACCATTACCACCCATATCCTGCAATTCTAGGCAACTTGAATGCACTTCAGAGTGATGCTGAGACCGCTGATATCACTTTAGCTGTGGGTGAAAGGAAGTTTCCGgcgcataaaacattacttatcGCATCCAGTACATATTTTCGGAATATGTTTCTGGGGTCATGGAAAGAGGCCAAGTCAAGTGAAGTACATctgcagtggcggatttagaggggggcgcacgcggcgcgcgccccctctattttgtgcagatcggcgcctgactctgtgtatttttgcagagtggcgcctgactttgtgtgggcgccgcaGCAGCGGCggtggcggtggctcggcgcccctctattgaaaattcctggatccgcccctgatctGGAGGATTCAGATGAATGCAAAGCTGTGTTTGATATTTTCCTTAGTTTCTTTTATGGATCTATTTTGAAGTTTTCAGTTGACAACATCATCCCTATCCTCACACTTGCTGATAAGTATGATGTTAAGGAACTCAAGACTCTATGTGAAATATACATGGTTGGTTTTGTAGCAGAAGCTGATCTTGAGCATGCTTTAGAGTGGCATCCATTTGCAGACAGATTTAATATGGATGACTTGAAGAACGCCTGCTGTGAAACTGTTTCTTTTAACTTTGAAGAGGCGTCAAACCTTCCAATTTGGAAAGCTGTAACTATTGATCAGCTTACTGCATTTCTCAACACAGATATTCTAGTTGTTGCTGATGAATTCATGGTCTACTGTATCACTGAAAAGAAGCTTCTAGAGGATAAAGGGTGCAAATCAAAGATGAACAAGAATGCCCGCCACATCTTGCCGTTGATACAATTCAAGATGATGGCTGCGCAAGATCTTGTCAAAGTTGAGAAGTCAGAATTGGCCAAGATTCTCCCACTGACGTTTCTGAAGAACTACCTGGCGGAAGCATACCGATATATTGCACTGCAGAGTGCCGGGGGGTTCAAGGAAGAAGAAGCAGGTTTATCACATGATGTTATACTAGAAGAACCTAAAAATCGTTTGTATAGCAAAGGTCTTGAAATCAGTCAC includes the following:
- the LOC140154090 gene encoding uncharacterized protein, whose amino-acid sequence is IPGSAPDLEDSDECKAVFDIFLSFFYGSILKFSVDNIIPILTLADKYDVKELKTLCEIYMVGFVAEADLEHALEWHPFADRFNMDDLKNACCETVSFNFEEASNLPIWKAVTIDQLTAFLNTDILVVADEFMVYCITEKKLLEDKGCKSKMNKNARHILPLIQFKMMAAQDLVKVEKSELAKILPLTFLKNYLAEAYRYIALQSAGGFKEEEAGLSHDVILEEPKNRLYSKGLEISHFDEGSYDTGINIRCSHFEIHSQEWTLVIKRHKQLCIELYKHAHINRHLPAELLDAKFNLGVVFIMRDYRARVLGVESEVIKNVYMPTRGGDRFGLIDSSECWCDFWRQRRKERRGSRCTCRITIHNVLYSVTAHLVDEGS